In one window of Poriferisphaera corsica DNA:
- a CDS encoding cation diffusion facilitator family transporter, with protein sequence MPDTQTPKDYITPHQMNTLKVALYALIFGTLITLFKLTAYLLTGSVAILSDTLESTINIAAAAVMLYSIWYASRPADKTHPYGHGKIEFLAVGFEGILILFAAIFIAFTAIKKLISGPASINVNIGLGFLFIIGLLTAGLAYYVSSRGKKLNNQILIADGKHLITDVLSTLGVFLGLILVKLTGWLWLDPIIAIIIAAIIFPMSWRLLWQSLSGLMDRSDPADLKRIHEILDREVKAASITSYHKVRVRHTGSYHWVDMHLQVDPTLTVAQSHTLASAIEYKIEQALTPANATAHVEPSGAYCEHNPQSPPPPPYSSDAPSKPALEPARDDKASAQPIDESENLEPIDLAPPRNDTPPPPTTPTSKPSPPPPPAPAPKNPDEATPDVFTVENAITGSGDLYELAHEEASPLQEEQESENDPTNNYPENITDEESDDDFNAPNPNA encoded by the coding sequence ATGCCAGATACGCAAACCCCAAAAGACTACATCACCCCGCACCAGATGAACACCCTCAAGGTTGCCCTCTACGCCCTCATCTTCGGCACGCTCATCACGCTCTTCAAACTCACCGCATACCTCCTCACAGGCTCCGTCGCCATCCTCTCAGACACACTCGAATCCACCATCAACATCGCGGCCGCTGCCGTCATGCTCTACTCCATCTGGTACGCCTCACGCCCAGCCGACAAAACTCATCCCTATGGCCATGGCAAAATCGAGTTCCTCGCCGTCGGCTTCGAAGGCATACTCATCCTCTTTGCCGCCATCTTCATTGCCTTCACCGCCATCAAAAAACTCATCTCAGGCCCCGCATCAATCAACGTCAACATCGGCCTCGGCTTCCTCTTCATCATCGGCCTACTCACCGCCGGCCTCGCCTACTACGTCTCTTCCCGCGGCAAGAAACTCAACAACCAAATCCTCATCGCCGATGGCAAGCACCTCATCACCGATGTCCTCTCAACACTCGGCGTCTTCCTCGGACTCATCCTCGTCAAACTCACAGGCTGGCTCTGGCTTGACCCCATCATCGCCATCATCATCGCCGCCATCATCTTCCCCATGTCATGGCGACTACTCTGGCAATCCCTCTCAGGCCTCATGGATCGCTCCGATCCCGCCGACCTCAAACGCATCCACGAAATCCTCGACCGCGAAGTCAAAGCCGCCAGCATTACCTCCTATCACAAGGTTAGAGTTCGCCACACCGGCTCATATCACTGGGTCGACATGCACCTCCAAGTTGACCCAACACTCACCGTCGCACAATCACACACACTCGCCTCAGCCATTGAATACAAAATCGAACAAGCCCTCACCCCCGCCAACGCCACCGCACACGTCGAACCCAGCGGCGCATACTGCGAACACAACCCCCAATCCCCCCCTCCACCCCCCTATTCGTCAGATGCTCCTTCCAAACCCGCCCTTGAGCCGGCGCGCGACGATAAGGCATCAGCACAACCAATCGATGAATCCGAAAACCTCGAACCCATCGACTTGGCTCCTCCACGCAACGATACACCCCCTCCACCCACAACACCGACGTCCAAACCCTCACCACCCCCCCCACCTGCACCTGCACCTAAGAACCCTGACGAAGCAACTCCCGATGTGTTTACCGTCGAAAACGCAATCACTGGTTCAGGCGATCTCTACGAACTCGCCCACGAAGAAGCATCTCCTCTGCAAGAGGAACAAGAATCCGAAAATGACCCCACAAACAACTATCCCGAAAACATAACCGACGAAGAATCCGACGACGATTTCAACGCCCCAAATCCCAACGCCTAA